A genomic region of Streptosporangium lutulentum contains the following coding sequences:
- the leuA gene encoding 2-isopropylmalate synthase, whose amino-acid sequence MYPQQQPSPMPFKRYQPFVPVRLDDRTWPGKVIDSAPRWCAVDLRDGNQALIDPMDSHRKLKMFELLVKMGYKEIEVGFPAASQTDFDFVRQIIEEGRVPDDVVIQVLTQARPELIERTFESVRGAKQAIVHLYNSTSTLQRRVVFGQGREGITAIAVEGAKLCKKLAAEMEDTEIYFQYSPESFTGTELEYAVEVCDAVNEVWQPTPDRKVIVNLPATVEMATPNIYADQIEWMHRNLAYRDSIVLSLHPHNDRGTAVAAAELGYMAGADRIEGCLFGNGERTGNVDLVTLGMNLFSQGVDPEIDLSDIDEVRRVTEYCNQLPVHPRHPWGGELVYTAFSGSHQDAIKKGLEHLERDATAAGVPVDEFTWAVPYLPIDPKDIGRTYEAVIRVNSQSGKGGVAYIMKADHHLDLPRRLQIEFSRVIQARTDALGGEVSPAQMWEAFTDEYLPNPVSPWGRLGLLAHRHVSGGDAKDAISVDLRVSGEIREVEGVGNGPISAFCDALAQVGVEVRVLDYAEHALSSGAEAKAASYIECEIAGQVLWGVGIDANTTTAALKAVVSAVNRTGR is encoded by the coding sequence ATGTATCCGCAGCAGCAGCCCAGCCCCATGCCGTTCAAGCGTTATCAACCCTTCGTCCCGGTCCGGCTCGACGACCGCACCTGGCCCGGCAAGGTCATCGACAGTGCCCCCCGCTGGTGTGCCGTGGACCTGCGTGACGGCAACCAGGCGCTGATCGACCCGATGGACTCCCACCGCAAGCTCAAGATGTTCGAGCTGCTGGTGAAGATGGGGTACAAGGAGATCGAGGTGGGTTTCCCGGCCGCCTCACAGACCGACTTCGACTTCGTACGGCAGATCATCGAAGAGGGGCGCGTCCCCGACGACGTGGTCATCCAGGTCCTGACCCAGGCCAGGCCCGAGCTGATCGAGCGGACCTTCGAGTCGGTGCGCGGCGCCAAGCAGGCCATCGTCCACCTCTACAACTCCACCTCGACCCTCCAGCGCCGGGTCGTCTTCGGCCAGGGCAGGGAGGGCATCACCGCCATCGCGGTCGAGGGCGCCAAGCTGTGCAAGAAGCTGGCCGCCGAGATGGAGGACACGGAGATCTACTTCCAGTACTCCCCGGAGTCCTTCACCGGCACCGAGCTGGAGTACGCCGTGGAGGTCTGCGACGCCGTCAACGAGGTCTGGCAGCCCACCCCCGACCGCAAGGTCATCGTCAACCTGCCCGCCACCGTCGAGATGGCCACGCCGAACATCTACGCCGACCAGATCGAGTGGATGCACCGCAACCTGGCCTACCGCGATTCGATCGTGCTGTCCCTGCACCCGCACAACGACCGGGGCACCGCCGTGGCCGCCGCCGAGCTGGGCTACATGGCCGGGGCAGACAGGATCGAGGGCTGCCTGTTCGGCAACGGTGAGCGCACCGGCAACGTGGACCTGGTCACGCTGGGCATGAACCTGTTCTCCCAGGGCGTCGACCCGGAGATCGACCTCTCCGACATCGACGAGGTCCGCAGGGTCACCGAGTACTGCAACCAGCTGCCTGTCCACCCGCGTCATCCCTGGGGCGGCGAGCTCGTCTACACCGCCTTCTCCGGGTCCCACCAAGACGCCATCAAGAAGGGTCTTGAGCACCTGGAGCGCGACGCGACCGCCGCGGGCGTCCCGGTGGACGAGTTCACCTGGGCGGTGCCGTACCTGCCGATCGACCCCAAGGACATCGGCCGCACCTACGAGGCGGTCATCCGGGTCAACAGCCAGTCCGGCAAGGGCGGGGTCGCCTACATCATGAAGGCCGACCACCACCTGGACCTGCCGCGCCGCCTGCAGATCGAGTTCTCCCGCGTCATCCAGGCCCGCACCGACGCCCTCGGCGGCGAGGTGAGCCCGGCTCAGATGTGGGAGGCGTTCACCGACGAATACCTGCCGAACCCGGTCAGCCCGTGGGGCCGCCTGGGCCTGCTGGCCCACCGCCACGTCTCCGGGGGCGACGCGAAGGACGCCATCAGCGTCGACCTGCGCGTCAGCGGTGAGATCCGTGAGGTCGAGGGTGTCGGCAACGGCCCCATCTCCGCCTTCTGCGACGCCCTGGCCCAGGTCGGGGTGGAGGTCCGCGTCCTGGACTACGCCGAGCACGCGCTGAGCTCCGGCGCCGAGGCCAAGGCCGCCTCCTACATCGAGTGCGAGATCGCCGGTCAGGTCCTGTGGGGCGTCGGCATCGACGCCAACACCACCACCGCCGCTCTCAAGGCCGTCGTCTCCGCCGTCAACCGGACCGGACGCTGA
- the urtE gene encoding urea ABC transporter ATP-binding subunit UrtE, with protein MLSVRDLDAGYGRARVLFGVSLEVEPAQLVCVMGRNGVGKTTLLNTVMGVLPATAGSVTFEGRDVTRLASHERVRLGMAYVPQGHESFPQLSVLGNLQVTLEASGGPQEALEEALETFPRLKPLLKRRAGFLSGGQQQQLAIARALVTRPKLLILDEPTEGIQPSIIIEIEEAIERLHASGLSLLLVEQYLDLALRLADRFLILDAGHVVHSGAAEELRGEEIHRLLAV; from the coding sequence ATGCTGTCGGTACGTGATCTTGACGCCGGGTACGGCAGGGCCCGGGTCCTGTTCGGGGTCTCCCTGGAGGTGGAGCCGGCGCAGCTGGTCTGCGTGATGGGCCGCAACGGGGTGGGCAAGACCACCCTGCTCAACACCGTGATGGGCGTGCTGCCCGCCACCGCCGGGTCGGTCACCTTCGAGGGCCGCGACGTGACGCGCCTGGCGTCCCATGAGCGGGTACGGCTCGGCATGGCGTACGTCCCCCAGGGGCACGAGAGTTTCCCCCAGCTCAGCGTGCTCGGCAACCTTCAGGTCACCCTGGAGGCCTCCGGCGGTCCGCAGGAGGCGCTGGAAGAGGCGCTGGAGACCTTCCCCCGCCTGAAACCGCTGCTCAAGCGGCGCGCCGGATTCCTGTCCGGTGGACAGCAACAGCAGCTCGCCATCGCCCGTGCCCTGGTCACCCGTCCCAAGCTGCTCATCCTGGACGAGCCCACCGAGGGCATCCAGCCGTCGATCATCATCGAGATCGAGGAGGCGATCGAGCGGCTGCACGCCTCGGGCCTGTCGCTCCTGCTGGTCGAGCAGTACCTGGACCTGGCGCTGCGCCTGGCCGACCGCTTCCTGATCCTCGACGCCGGGCACGTCGTCCACTCGGGGGCGGCCGAGGAACTGCGTGGGGAGGAGATTCATCGTCTCCTCGCCGTCTGA
- the urtC gene encoding urea ABC transporter permease subunit UrtC, with protein sequence MNLARLKGPGVFAAVAVLALVVAPLLLEPFRLGLLAKYLCFAIIALGIGLAWGQGGMLALGQGVFFGLGGYAMAMHLKLVDAQGDLPDFMVWSGVEQLPALWKPFANPVFALAMVIVGPMLIATVLGLLVFRQRVRGAYFAILTQALAAAFVILLVGQQGLTGGTNGLTNFFDLFGRDLADDSTQRGLYFVVAVTCGLLYLGARQLVNSRFGRLLIAVRDGEDRVRFLGYDPARVKTVTFAISAGMAGLAGALFVPVVGIISPALLGVVPSLELVVAVAVGGRFALAGAILGAVVMGYAKTSFSEQFADGWLYLQGALFILVMTLAPKGIVGLAASARDALARRRAAPGGDPGHPPAATPGMRVMEEVS encoded by the coding sequence ATGAACCTCGCACGCCTCAAGGGGCCGGGCGTCTTCGCGGCGGTGGCCGTGCTGGCCCTGGTCGTGGCCCCGCTCCTGCTGGAGCCCTTCCGTCTCGGCCTGCTGGCCAAGTATCTGTGCTTCGCGATCATCGCCCTGGGCATCGGCCTGGCCTGGGGGCAGGGCGGCATGCTGGCGCTCGGCCAGGGGGTGTTCTTCGGCCTCGGCGGCTACGCGATGGCCATGCACCTGAAGCTGGTGGACGCCCAGGGAGACCTGCCGGACTTCATGGTGTGGAGCGGGGTCGAGCAACTGCCCGCGCTCTGGAAACCGTTCGCGAATCCGGTGTTCGCGCTGGCCATGGTCATCGTCGGGCCGATGCTCATCGCGACGGTGCTGGGCCTGCTGGTGTTCAGGCAGCGGGTGCGCGGCGCGTACTTCGCGATCCTCACCCAGGCGCTCGCCGCCGCGTTCGTCATCCTGCTCGTCGGCCAGCAGGGCCTGACCGGCGGCACCAACGGGCTGACCAACTTCTTCGACCTGTTCGGCCGGGACCTGGCGGACGACTCCACCCAGCGGGGACTGTACTTCGTGGTCGCCGTCACGTGCGGGCTGCTCTATCTCGGCGCGCGGCAACTGGTGAACAGCCGCTTCGGGCGGCTGCTCATCGCGGTCAGGGACGGTGAGGACCGCGTCAGGTTCCTCGGGTACGACCCGGCCAGGGTCAAGACCGTCACCTTCGCCATCTCGGCGGGCATGGCGGGGCTCGCGGGCGCGCTGTTCGTGCCCGTCGTCGGGATCATCTCGCCGGCGCTGCTGGGAGTGGTCCCCTCGCTCGAACTCGTCGTCGCGGTCGCGGTGGGCGGCAGGTTCGCCCTGGCCGGGGCCATCCTCGGCGCGGTCGTCATGGGGTACGCCAAGACGTCCTTCAGCGAGCAGTTCGCCGACGGCTGGCTGTACCTGCAGGGCGCGCTGTTCATTCTTGTCATGACCCTGGCCCCCAAGGGGATCGTCGGTCTGGCCGCCTCGGCCCGCGACGCCCTGGCGCGGCGGCGGGCGGCCCCGGGCGGCGATCCCGGGCACCCGCCCGCGGCCACCCCCGGCATGAGAGTCATGGAGGAGGTCTCGTGA
- the urtD gene encoding urea ABC transporter ATP-binding protein UrtD, which translates to MIEVRDLSVVFDGFRAIDGIDLTVERGELRFLIGPNGAGKTTLIDVITGLTRPTTGEVVFDGRSLTGLREHRIVRLGVGRTFQTSVVFEELTVLENLDLAASFRQPLWSLARRRRGVSDAVAEALETTELGPLADRPAGVLSHGQRQWLEIGMLLTQGPKLLLLDEPVAGMSKDERERTGELLTSVARDHTVIVIEHDMEFLRRYASQVTVLHEGRVLIEGSVEAIRDDPRVQEVYLGRKPSDAVGT; encoded by the coding sequence ATGATCGAGGTGCGCGACCTGTCGGTGGTCTTCGACGGCTTCCGCGCCATCGACGGCATCGACCTGACCGTCGAACGCGGCGAGCTGCGGTTCCTGATCGGGCCCAACGGCGCGGGCAAGACCACGCTCATCGACGTCATCACCGGTCTCACCCGGCCGACCACCGGCGAGGTCGTCTTCGACGGGCGCAGCCTGACCGGCCTGCGCGAGCACCGGATCGTACGGCTCGGCGTCGGGCGGACCTTCCAGACCTCGGTGGTCTTCGAGGAGCTCACGGTCCTGGAGAACCTCGACCTGGCCGCGTCGTTCCGGCAGCCGCTCTGGTCGCTGGCCCGTCGGAGACGGGGTGTCTCCGACGCCGTCGCCGAGGCGCTGGAGACCACCGAGCTCGGACCGCTGGCGGACCGTCCCGCCGGGGTGCTCTCCCACGGGCAGCGGCAGTGGCTGGAGATCGGCATGCTGCTCACCCAGGGCCCCAAGCTGCTCCTGCTGGACGAGCCGGTGGCCGGGATGTCGAAGGACGAGCGGGAGCGCACCGGCGAGCTGCTGACCTCGGTGGCGCGCGACCACACGGTGATCGTGATCGAGCACGACATGGAGTTCCTGCGCAGGTACGCCTCGCAGGTCACGGTCCTGCACGAGGGCAGGGTGCTGATCGAGGGCTCGGTCGAGGCGATCCGCGACGACCCCCGCGTGCAGGAGGTCTACCTGGGAAGGAAGCCAAGCGATGCTGTCGGTACGTGA
- a CDS encoding TraR/DksA family transcriptional regulator produces MSSSTSPDPFFGVEARGFPMAECHPPDAGSARAAMTEIGSYGDGFGELGAVKWGESPNQRVRTECPHCLRQGTRTRLWNGVKTPMGKQLSGAGLSSSERAAMQDLLTEDRESTMIQIAALTRDWDGIIESATLVANDDEHDPEGATLAFERAHLESLLDKARSRLEDLDQMSERLREGTYGVCENCGRPIAFERLKARPVARTCIECAAHKR; encoded by the coding sequence ATGTCCAGCTCAACGTCGCCGGATCCCTTCTTCGGCGTTGAGGCGCGTGGTTTCCCGATGGCTGAGTGCCATCCGCCTGACGCGGGTTCGGCGAGGGCGGCTATGACCGAGATCGGCTCTTATGGCGACGGCTTTGGTGAGTTGGGAGCCGTAAAATGGGGAGAATCCCCAAATCAGCGCGTTCGTACGGAATGTCCGCATTGTCTCCGGCAGGGAACGCGGACCCGGTTGTGGAACGGGGTGAAAACGCCGATGGGCAAGCAGCTTTCCGGAGCGGGCCTCTCCTCCTCGGAGCGGGCGGCCATGCAGGATCTTCTGACCGAGGATCGTGAGAGTACGATGATCCAGATCGCGGCACTGACGCGTGATTGGGACGGCATCATCGAATCGGCAACACTGGTGGCGAACGACGACGAGCACGATCCGGAGGGGGCGACGCTCGCCTTCGAGCGAGCCCATCTGGAAAGCCTGCTCGACAAGGCCCGCTCTCGCCTCGAGGATCTGGACCAGATGTCCGAACGGCTCCGCGAGGGCACGTACGGCGTGTGTGAGAACTGCGGACGGCCCATCGCCTTCGAACGCCTGAAGGCACGTCCGGTCGCGCGGACCTGCATCGAGTGCGCGGCGCACAAACGGTGA
- a CDS encoding GmrSD restriction endonuclease domain-containing protein: MAESPIHGEGVTVRTLFERNSFALDYYQREYTWTRHEVGTLIDDLSQRFLSQWNPLHERDEVSRYAPYFLGPYVYHEGEGRTFLVDGQQRVTTLHLVLIYLRQLLLDQEKWIYADELEGLTYTARHGRRSFKVGSTEELARAQLLNSLVTDWNGLKGFTLSDDAHISVRNLHDRSREIDGEFPEVLRGEALVPFVRWLLDRVCLVGIRALDQENGREIFVSMNDRGLRLSHVDLLKGHLFRRVDPRTREELSKAWADMLARLTTAETDSPEANTPSAYVRSFLLAQYAHLDAASADAADIGRAVHEWILRNEVHLGLDRPAGAREFVQRLTNVSERYCVLLRACREFRPDLAAVYFNGYHGIDSQFTLLLSVASPEDSEQVFVQKCSMVSMFLDLVYVRRCVNNLPVQRRDLDEIVHRLIPVLRICRTTDDVATVLGRETSLLDHDFRELTSFGLRANNRRLVRYLLSRMTAHVQRACEGGEHEYDFLRGARDYEIEHIWANRFERHRGSVKNIEEFYLRRNRLGALLLLPKSVNASFRDDPYERKIEHYYAENRLAASLHPKSRLRNTPFTHYLRDSGLDKAFQPCPEFGVKEIERRQQLYRLLCEEIWNPSRLGFRLPVIELPPEPPPARRHYGVELLDLIKGGLIPPNAKIFRTVRGEIHFATVEEGGTIRVEATSEVFHSLSAAGAAVAGTKACAGWDVWRIEHGGAAVPLKRLREEAINRGLAGTGS; the protein is encoded by the coding sequence ATGGCGGAAAGTCCTATTCACGGTGAAGGTGTAACGGTCCGCACGCTCTTCGAGCGCAATTCCTTCGCCCTGGACTACTACCAGCGGGAGTACACCTGGACCCGTCACGAGGTCGGCACCCTGATCGACGACCTCAGCCAGCGTTTCCTCAGCCAGTGGAACCCCCTGCACGAGCGCGACGAGGTCAGCCGCTACGCCCCCTACTTCCTCGGCCCCTACGTCTACCACGAAGGCGAGGGCCGTACCTTCCTCGTCGACGGCCAGCAGCGCGTCACCACGCTCCACCTCGTGCTCATCTACCTCCGGCAACTGCTGCTCGACCAGGAGAAGTGGATCTACGCCGACGAGCTGGAGGGGCTCACCTACACGGCGCGGCACGGCAGGCGGAGCTTCAAGGTCGGCAGCACCGAGGAGCTGGCCCGCGCGCAACTGCTCAACTCCCTGGTCACGGATTGGAACGGTCTCAAGGGGTTCACCCTGTCCGACGACGCCCACATCTCGGTGAGAAACCTTCACGACCGGAGCAGGGAGATCGACGGGGAGTTCCCCGAGGTGCTGCGCGGCGAGGCCCTGGTGCCCTTCGTCCGGTGGCTGCTCGACCGCGTGTGCCTGGTCGGCATCCGTGCCCTCGACCAGGAGAACGGACGCGAGATCTTCGTGTCCATGAACGACCGGGGGCTCCGGCTGAGTCACGTGGACCTGCTGAAGGGACACCTCTTCCGGCGGGTCGACCCGCGGACGCGCGAGGAGCTGAGCAAGGCGTGGGCCGACATGCTGGCCCGCCTCACCACCGCGGAGACCGACTCCCCCGAGGCCAACACGCCCAGCGCGTACGTCCGCTCGTTCCTCCTGGCGCAGTACGCGCACCTCGACGCGGCGTCCGCGGACGCCGCCGACATCGGGAGAGCCGTCCACGAGTGGATCCTGCGCAACGAGGTCCACCTGGGCCTCGACCGCCCGGCCGGAGCGCGGGAGTTCGTCCAGAGGCTCACGAACGTGTCCGAGCGCTACTGCGTGCTGCTCCGCGCCTGCCGGGAGTTCAGGCCCGATCTGGCCGCCGTCTACTTCAACGGCTACCACGGCATCGACAGCCAGTTCACCCTCCTGCTCTCCGTCGCCTCTCCGGAGGACTCCGAACAGGTGTTCGTTCAGAAGTGCTCGATGGTCTCGATGTTCCTCGACCTCGTCTACGTACGGCGGTGCGTCAACAACCTGCCGGTGCAGCGCCGCGACCTCGACGAGATCGTCCACCGGCTGATCCCCGTCCTGCGGATCTGCCGGACGACCGACGACGTCGCCACGGTCCTCGGCAGGGAGACCTCCCTGCTTGATCACGACTTCCGCGAGCTCACCTCCTTCGGGCTCCGGGCGAACAACCGCCGCCTGGTCCGCTACCTGCTCTCACGGATGACCGCCCACGTCCAGCGGGCGTGCGAGGGGGGAGAGCACGAGTACGACTTCCTCCGGGGAGCCCGCGACTACGAGATCGAGCACATCTGGGCCAACCGCTTCGAGCGGCACCGGGGCTCCGTCAAGAACATCGAGGAGTTCTACCTCCGGCGCAACCGCCTCGGCGCCCTGTTGCTCCTGCCCAAGTCCGTCAACGCGAGCTTCCGGGACGACCCCTACGAGCGGAAGATCGAGCACTACTACGCCGAGAACCGGCTCGCAGCCTCGCTGCATCCCAAGAGCCGCCTGCGGAACACCCCCTTCACCCACTACCTCAGGGACTCCGGACTCGACAAGGCGTTCCAGCCCTGCCCGGAGTTCGGCGTCAAGGAGATCGAGCGGCGTCAGCAGCTCTACCGGCTCCTCTGCGAGGAGATCTGGAACCCGTCCAGGCTCGGCTTCCGCCTGCCGGTGATCGAACTTCCTCCCGAGCCGCCTCCGGCCCGCCGCCACTACGGCGTCGAACTCCTCGATCTGATCAAGGGGGGTCTGATCCCCCCGAACGCCAAGATCTTCCGGACGGTCAGGGGTGAGATCCACTTCGCCACCGTCGAGGAAGGGGGGACGATCAGGGTGGAGGCGACGAGCGAGGTCTTCCACTCCCTGTCCGCCGCCGGGGCCGCGGTCGCCGGGACCAAGGCATGCGCGGGCTGGGACGTCTGGCGGATCGAACACGGCGGTGCCGCGGTGCCGCTGAAACGCCTCCGCGAGGAGGCCATCAACCGCGGCCTGGCCGGCACCGGCTCATGA
- a CDS encoding transporter substrate-binding domain-containing protein, which yields MAEKSADGGTQPEEFSAPPEQHGQKRDRRAGQEHDRGPGGGRGRGDRWGDDGRDQRSGDEDDRLSDDEHDQRDRWPGDERDRRAADRYDRERWAEGPEDDGDHRPAPSGRIRFRRFRLAAWIALILAAAVVGASVMWTSGPPTEAELRENAGLFKKDRIRIGVKNDTPNIALQKETGSRGFEGFDIQIAYMLAADLGFPPDKVDFLSIETEDRARMQAEDDKGQPVKVDLVVATFSVTPEREADPSVGFSAPYLYTEQSVVTRSSTPSKKITSLGQLKGQRICTLGTSTSESELAKATEGTNAVITGVNSIKDCIDGLKDGAFEAVTTDAALLAGFVKESGGALVHHDIALEKTEMWAVNTGANDALRTLVDLSLYRSYADPQDQRWEQAYQTYIGPLLSDDPTGQTNANVAQANQPCVLPPPVRRWPWERTLAVQECSSS from the coding sequence ATGGCGGAAAAATCTGCGGACGGAGGGACGCAACCGGAGGAGTTCTCAGCCCCTCCCGAGCAGCACGGTCAGAAGCGCGACCGGCGAGCCGGTCAGGAGCACGACCGGGGACCCGGCGGAGGGCGCGGCCGGGGGGACCGGTGGGGCGACGACGGCCGCGATCAGCGGTCCGGCGACGAGGACGACCGGCTGTCCGACGATGAGCATGACCAGCGAGACCGGTGGCCGGGTGACGAGCGCGACCGGCGGGCCGCGGACCGGTACGACCGGGAGCGATGGGCCGAAGGCCCGGAGGACGACGGGGACCATCGGCCCGCGCCGTCCGGCCGGATAAGGTTCCGGAGGTTCCGGCTGGCCGCGTGGATCGCGCTGATCCTCGCCGCGGCCGTGGTCGGGGCATCCGTCATGTGGACCAGCGGGCCGCCCACCGAGGCAGAGCTGCGCGAGAACGCGGGACTGTTCAAAAAGGACAGGATCCGGATCGGCGTGAAGAACGACACCCCGAACATCGCCCTGCAGAAGGAGACGGGCAGTCGCGGCTTCGAGGGCTTCGACATCCAGATCGCCTACATGCTCGCCGCGGATCTGGGCTTTCCGCCGGACAAGGTCGACTTCCTGTCCATCGAGACCGAGGACAGGGCACGCATGCAGGCCGAGGACGACAAGGGCCAGCCCGTCAAAGTCGACCTCGTCGTCGCGACCTTCAGCGTGACGCCCGAACGCGAGGCGGACCCCTCCGTCGGATTCTCCGCGCCCTACCTCTACACCGAGCAGTCCGTGGTGACCAGGAGCTCCACCCCTTCCAAGAAGATCACGTCTCTGGGGCAGCTGAAGGGCCAGAGAATCTGCACCCTCGGCACCTCGACCTCCGAGAGCGAGCTGGCCAAGGCGACGGAGGGGACGAACGCCGTCATCACCGGGGTGAACTCGATCAAGGACTGCATAGACGGGCTGAAGGACGGGGCTTTCGAGGCGGTGACCACCGACGCGGCCCTCCTGGCGGGGTTCGTCAAGGAGTCAGGCGGCGCGCTGGTCCACCACGACATCGCGCTGGAGAAGACGGAGATGTGGGCGGTCAACACGGGCGCCAACGACGCGTTGCGCACCCTGGTCGACCTCTCCCTGTACCGTTCCTACGCCGATCCCCAGGACCAGAGGTGGGAGCAGGCGTACCAGACGTACATCGGCCCGCTGCTGTCGGACGACCCCACCGGCCAGACCAACGCGAACGTGGCCCAGGCCAACCAGCCGTGCGTGCTCCCGCCGCCGGTGCGCAGGTGGCCGTGGGAGCGCACCCTCGCAGTCCAGGAGTGCTCGTCCAGTTGA
- a CDS encoding DUF2630 family protein: protein MNDVDILTHINKLIAEERELRDRLGTHAISSNEENNRIKQLEEALDQAWDLLRQRRARREFGEDPDSAAPRPINEVEGYRQ, encoded by the coding sequence ATGAACGACGTCGACATCCTCACCCACATCAACAAACTCATCGCCGAGGAGCGAGAGCTCCGGGACCGGCTGGGGACCCACGCGATCTCCTCGAACGAGGAGAACAACCGGATCAAGCAGCTGGAGGAGGCTCTCGACCAGGCCTGGGACCTGCTCAGGCAGCGCCGGGCCCGCCGGGAGTTCGGGGAGGACCCGGACTCGGCGGCACCGCGCCCGATCAACGAGGTCGAGGGCTACCGCCAGTGA
- a CDS encoding FAD-binding protein, with translation MTGRLTNWAGNITYDAARIHRPGSVEQLQKLVAKSDGVRALGTRHSFNEIADRPGGDLVSLEDLPSSTELDPARRTVTVGAGVRYGELSRWLHGEGYALHNLGSLPHISVAGACATATHGSGVGNGNLATAVSGLELVTADGEIVVLSREKDGDRFAGAVVGLGALGVVTRVTLDVVPTFDVRQYVYENLPWARLEEHFEEIMSAAYSVSLFTGWNGPRIDQVWVKQRVDEPGPWEPAPRWLDATAAPADRHPLPGLSAVNCTAQMGVPGPWYDRLPHFRLDFTPSSGEELQSEYLLPRRHAIAALRALDGVREIVAPVLQVSEIRTVAADDLWMSPSYREDVVALHFTWKKDWPAVRRVLAVIEDLLEPFEARPHWGKLFVMGPERVRSLYERLPDFRRLLTDHDPTGKFRNAFVDERLFGER, from the coding sequence TTGACCGGACGGCTGACGAACTGGGCCGGCAACATCACCTACGACGCCGCGCGGATCCATCGCCCCGGCAGTGTGGAGCAGCTCCAGAAGCTGGTCGCGAAAAGCGACGGGGTGCGGGCGCTCGGCACCCGTCACTCCTTCAACGAGATCGCCGACCGGCCCGGCGGGGATCTCGTCTCCCTGGAGGATCTCCCGAGCTCGACGGAGCTCGACCCCGCACGCCGTACGGTCACGGTCGGTGCCGGGGTCCGGTACGGCGAGCTGAGCCGATGGCTGCACGGAGAGGGCTACGCGCTGCACAACCTCGGCTCGCTGCCGCACATCTCGGTCGCCGGGGCCTGCGCCACGGCCACGCACGGCTCAGGGGTGGGCAACGGCAACCTGGCGACCGCGGTGTCCGGGCTCGAACTGGTCACCGCCGACGGCGAGATCGTCGTCCTCAGCCGGGAGAAGGACGGCGACCGCTTCGCCGGCGCGGTGGTCGGGCTCGGCGCGCTGGGCGTCGTCACCCGGGTCACCCTCGACGTCGTCCCGACCTTCGACGTGCGGCAGTACGTCTACGAGAACCTCCCGTGGGCGCGGCTGGAGGAGCACTTCGAGGAGATCATGTCCGCCGCGTACAGCGTGAGCCTGTTCACCGGCTGGAACGGCCCTCGGATCGACCAGGTGTGGGTGAAGCAGCGCGTCGACGAGCCGGGTCCGTGGGAGCCGGCGCCGCGCTGGCTGGACGCCACCGCGGCGCCGGCCGACCGGCATCCCCTGCCGGGGCTGTCCGCCGTCAACTGCACCGCGCAGATGGGCGTGCCCGGCCCGTGGTACGACCGGCTGCCGCATTTCCGCCTGGACTTCACCCCCAGCAGCGGGGAGGAGCTCCAGTCGGAGTATCTGCTGCCGCGCCGCCACGCGATCGCCGCGCTCCGCGCGCTGGACGGCGTCAGGGAGATCGTGGCCCCCGTTCTGCAGGTGTCGGAGATCCGCACCGTCGCGGCGGACGACCTGTGGATGAGCCCCTCCTACCGGGAGGACGTCGTCGCCCTCCACTTCACCTGGAAGAAGGACTGGCCGGCCGTGCGACGGGTGCTCGCCGTGATCGAGGACCTGCTGGAACCCTTCGAGGCCCGGCCCCACTGGGGCAAGCTCTTTGTCATGGGTCCCGAGCGGGTGCGATCTCTGTACGAGCGGCTTCCCGACTTCCGGCGGCTGCTCACCGACCACGACCCCACCGGTAAGTTCCGCAACGCGTTCGTCGACGAACGGCTGTTCGGCGAGCGTTGA